A single genomic interval of Spirosoma taeanense harbors:
- a CDS encoding GAF domain-containing hybrid sensor histidine kinase/response regulator, which translates to MIKSLTGRIYFGTTTAFMTVPVIILLYFDAFRRHDLLSEETKRTEQVVEQVTTLQLTLMELTAAGQRQALPGMKVAAVDRAIGELKELLPEPAQLNRMEQVEQVTNALLAGETPRLSTIRQLLNQIKQEAQQALLAQKQSNADTDYWEKCAMWGAVFVAISSLAILILVFFGEFRKRRRAERELKKNLETVQTYNQESNERNWLLTGMSTVSNSLHGKDHPHEMAQGIINALVQHLDLPAGAFYFYQHDKRSLDMVASTALPPDAQRSYALNDGLVGQAAMGRHILVVNHVPDDYWKLQSGTGESLPGQLILVPLWCRKERIGVIELVSFQVLESLTMNLLQRLLEPMAVAINSAQTHEQMAVLLQRLQQQNELVAEQQEELRQSNEALVRQAESLQVSEEELKVQEEELRQINAELVEKNEAIEQARQALSLKARELEVTSQYKSAFLANMSHELRTPLNSVLILAKLLADNKTENLTPKQVEYANIIHRSGSDLLTLINDILDLAKIEAGHIELHEEIIPIKSILRDLTQLFTVVAEEKKVSLITHVDEAVPSELTTDKLRLEQILKNLLSNAFKFTPREGSVTLSFSVTTNVAGLTQKALRTGGPVLAIAVKDTGIGIPLDKQQLIFEAFQQVDGSTSRRYGGTGLGLSISRELIKRLKGEITLQSEEGQGSTFTIYLPLTPTTDAVVPPLPATSHWAVRQPVEPLEQPGVQTAVADDREELEKGDRIMLIIEDDPRFATIVRDFARAKGYKTVVALQGDEGLHYARHYCPSAIILDLQLPVLDGVSLLKLLKDDKDLKHIPVHVMSASDEPRLTLPGALAYIKKPVEKEDLEQAFTRIRNRIAERVRNVLVLSGDYLPDNSLTRLIDERHFDITCDYATLDEAALQKVRDRAYDCVIADIGKDLVQGVEFLRQLQSVLQDDPIPVIIYLNKELTDLDQLQLKKVSDTVIHDSIEAKDRLMDELELFLYKVQGDGGDVAVRPLPAGEQSLKPTLTNWEGKTVLLVDDDMRNVFSLSTLLEEQNLSVITASDGLEALETINEQPQVDLVLMDIMMPTMDGYEATRRIRTDERFAQLPIIALTAKAMPGDREKCLEAGASDYITKPVDIDQLLSVMHVWMQP; encoded by the coding sequence ATGATAAAGTCGTTAACAGGACGGATTTATTTCGGTACAACCACCGCGTTTATGACGGTGCCGGTCATCATTCTGCTTTATTTTGATGCCTTCCGTCGGCATGATCTGCTTTCCGAAGAAACAAAACGTACCGAACAGGTAGTTGAGCAGGTGACTACGCTGCAACTGACGTTAATGGAACTGACGGCTGCTGGTCAGCGACAGGCGCTGCCGGGTATGAAGGTAGCCGCGGTTGATCGGGCAATCGGTGAGTTGAAAGAGTTATTGCCCGAGCCCGCCCAGCTGAATCGAATGGAGCAGGTCGAGCAGGTAACCAATGCGCTGCTGGCTGGGGAAACCCCTCGGCTAAGCACGATTCGTCAACTGCTGAACCAGATTAAGCAGGAGGCTCAGCAGGCGTTGCTGGCGCAAAAACAATCGAACGCAGACACAGACTACTGGGAAAAATGTGCGATGTGGGGCGCCGTTTTTGTGGCCATCTCCAGTCTGGCAATTCTGATTCTGGTCTTTTTTGGTGAGTTTCGGAAGCGTCGGCGGGCCGAGCGCGAACTCAAGAAAAACCTGGAAACTGTTCAGACGTATAACCAGGAAAGCAACGAGCGGAACTGGCTGCTGACGGGCATGTCGACGGTTAGCAACAGTCTGCACGGTAAAGATCATCCGCACGAAATGGCGCAGGGAATTATTAACGCGCTGGTGCAGCACCTCGACCTGCCGGCTGGGGCATTCTATTTTTACCAGCACGACAAACGGTCGCTGGATATGGTAGCGTCAACGGCACTGCCGCCCGACGCCCAGCGCTCGTATGCCCTGAACGACGGATTGGTGGGGCAGGCGGCTATGGGGCGGCACATTCTGGTCGTGAATCACGTACCCGATGATTACTGGAAACTACAGTCGGGCACCGGTGAATCTTTACCGGGGCAGCTCATCCTAGTGCCGCTCTGGTGCCGAAAAGAGCGAATCGGCGTAATCGAGCTGGTGTCGTTCCAGGTACTCGAGTCGCTGACGATGAATCTGCTGCAGCGTCTGCTGGAGCCAATGGCAGTGGCTATAAATTCGGCCCAGACCCACGAACAGATGGCCGTTCTGCTGCAGCGGCTACAGCAGCAGAACGAGCTGGTTGCCGAACAGCAGGAGGAACTCCGGCAGTCGAACGAGGCTCTCGTCCGGCAGGCCGAAAGTTTACAGGTTTCGGAAGAAGAGCTGAAAGTCCAGGAAGAGGAACTCAGGCAGATCAACGCGGAACTGGTTGAAAAAAACGAAGCGATTGAACAGGCCCGGCAGGCTCTGTCACTCAAAGCCCGCGAGCTGGAAGTGACGAGCCAGTATAAGTCGGCCTTCCTGGCGAATATGTCGCATGAACTGCGGACCCCGCTGAACAGCGTCCTGATTCTGGCGAAGCTGCTGGCCGATAACAAAACCGAAAACCTGACGCCCAAACAGGTCGAATACGCCAATATCATCCACCGGTCGGGCAGCGATCTGCTGACGCTCATCAACGATATTCTGGATCTGGCCAAGATCGAAGCCGGTCATATCGAGCTACACGAAGAGATCATACCCATCAAAAGTATCCTCCGCGACTTAACCCAGCTGTTTACAGTAGTGGCCGAGGAAAAGAAAGTCAGCCTGATTACCCACGTTGATGAGGCCGTGCCGTCAGAACTGACCACCGATAAGCTTCGGCTGGAGCAGATTCTTAAAAACCTCTTATCCAACGCTTTTAAGTTCACCCCGCGCGAGGGTAGCGTTACGTTATCCTTCTCGGTCACCACGAATGTAGCAGGACTAACGCAGAAGGCGCTTCGAACCGGTGGTCCGGTTCTGGCCATTGCCGTAAAGGACACCGGCATTGGCATCCCGCTCGACAAGCAGCAGCTTATTTTTGAGGCTTTTCAGCAGGTCGACGGTTCAACCAGCCGCCGGTACGGCGGAACGGGCCTGGGCCTGTCCATCAGCCGGGAACTGATCAAGCGCCTGAAGGGAGAGATTACGCTGCAGAGTGAAGAAGGGCAGGGGAGTACGTTCACGATCTATCTGCCCCTGACGCCGACGACCGATGCGGTCGTGCCGCCGTTACCCGCCACCAGCCACTGGGCGGTCCGCCAGCCTGTTGAGCCACTGGAACAGCCTGGTGTGCAAACCGCCGTTGCGGATGATCGGGAAGAACTGGAAAAAGGCGACAGGATCATGCTGATTATTGAGGATGATCCGCGCTTCGCCACGATTGTCCGGGACTTTGCGCGCGCTAAAGGCTACAAAACCGTCGTGGCGCTGCAGGGCGACGAAGGGTTGCACTACGCCCGGCATTACTGCCCTTCGGCCATTATTCTCGACCTGCAACTCCCGGTCCTCGATGGCGTAAGCCTGCTGAAGCTACTCAAGGACGACAAAGACCTGAAGCACATTCCGGTGCACGTCATGTCGGCCAGTGACGAACCACGGCTTACGTTGCCCGGCGCCCTGGCGTACATCAAAAAACCCGTTGAAAAAGAGGATCTGGAGCAGGCCTTTACCAGAATCCGGAACCGAATTGCCGAGCGGGTCCGGAACGTGCTGGTGCTGTCGGGCGACTACCTGCCCGACAATTCATTGACGCGACTGATTGACGAACGCCATTTCGACATTACCTGCGACTATGCGACGCTGGACGAGGCTGCTCTGCAAAAAGTCAGGGATCGGGCGTACGACTGCGTCATTGCTGACATTGGAAAAGATCTGGTACAGGGCGTGGAGTTTCTGCGCCAGCTGCAGTCCGTCCTCCAGGACGATCCCATACCGGTCATTATCTATTTGAACAAGGAGCTTACCGACCTCGACCAGCTGCAGTTAAAGAAAGTGTCGGATACGGTCATCCACGATTCAATCGAGGCTAAAGACCGGTTGATGGATGAACTGGAACTATTTCTTTATAAAGTACAGGGTGACGGGGGCGACGTAGCCGTTCGGCCGTTACCCGCCGGGGAGCAGAGCCTCAAACCGACTCTAACGAACTGGGAAGGCAAAACCGTCCTACTGGTGGATGATGACATGCGGAACGTATTCTCGCTCAGCACCTTGCTGGAAGAGCAGAATCTCTCGGTCATTACAGCCAGCGATGGCCTGGAAGCCCTTGAAACGATTAATGAACAGCCACAGGTCGATCTGGTGCTGATGGATATTATGATGCCGACCATGGATGGCTACGAAGCTACGCGACGCATCCGGACAGACGAGCGCTTCGCGCAGCTACCCATCATCGCCTTAACGGCCAAGGCGATGCCCGGCGACCGGGAAAAATGCCTCGAAGCCGGTGCGTCGGATTATATCACCAAACCCGTGGACATCGATCAGCTGCTGTCGGTTATGCACGTCTGGATGCAACCCTGA
- a CDS encoding DUF4350 domain-containing protein — protein sequence MRLPLLSCLIVICHGLIAQPSPAQPARGAAWSQRMAATVMGTHPDSIAYTKEGKDAHWEYEMGVVLRGIEQVWYHTGDARYFDYIKKHMDRYVLPDGSIRTYKLDEFNIDYVTPGRALLLLAQQSLPGKEKYQKAADLLRKQLEQQPRTHEGGFWHKKRYPYQMWLDGLYMAEPFYAEYSLLYNQPKNFDDIINQFVWMEQHARDERTGLLYHGWDESRQQKWADPKTGKSPNFWSRAMGWYAMALVDVLDYIPATHPRRSEAVAILQRLMPAVVKYQDPNEGGWYQVTDKGARKAENGAQNYLEASATGMFVYALAKGVRLGYLPASMMTYARKGYDGMLKNFISTDNRGLVHLEKTVSVSGLGGTPYRDGSFAYYLSEPLRQDDLKGVGPFIMASVEMEIAAESALGKGKTVAVDNYFNHEFRKGVTGEQEPFHYIWDDKLHSGFWWWGNTFRDLGARTTLIPGPPTADSLNGVDVYIVVDPDTPKETARPNYIGDADIQAISNWVKAGGTLVLMANDTANCEHKNFNRLAAQFGMQFLPKNRNMVLKDQFEQGTIRIPAGTALFPNTRTVYIKELAPLDVKAPAKAVVTDSGDVIMAVAKVGKGTVFAVGDPWLYNEYVDNRRIPAQYENFQAGKELAAWLLQQGPSGASALRTSNR from the coding sequence ATGCGCCTTCCTTTATTAAGTTGCCTGATTGTGATTTGTCATGGGTTAATCGCTCAACCCAGCCCTGCTCAACCGGCTCGTGGAGCAGCCTGGTCGCAGCGGATGGCTGCTACCGTCATGGGTACGCATCCCGATTCAATCGCCTATACCAAAGAAGGCAAAGATGCGCACTGGGAATATGAGATGGGGGTTGTGCTGCGCGGCATCGAACAGGTCTGGTATCACACCGGCGACGCCCGCTACTTCGATTACATCAAGAAACATATGGATCGGTACGTGCTGCCTGACGGTAGCATCCGAACGTATAAACTCGACGAGTTCAACATTGATTACGTAACCCCCGGCCGGGCGCTCCTACTGCTTGCTCAGCAGTCGCTGCCGGGCAAAGAAAAATACCAGAAAGCCGCCGACCTACTCCGCAAACAGCTCGAACAGCAACCCCGCACCCATGAAGGCGGCTTCTGGCACAAGAAGCGGTACCCGTATCAGATGTGGCTGGATGGCCTTTACATGGCCGAGCCTTTCTACGCCGAATATAGCCTGCTGTATAACCAGCCGAAGAATTTCGACGACATCATCAACCAGTTTGTCTGGATGGAACAGCACGCCCGCGACGAGCGGACGGGTTTGCTCTATCACGGCTGGGACGAAAGCCGTCAGCAGAAATGGGCCGACCCTAAAACCGGCAAATCTCCTAATTTCTGGAGCCGCGCCATGGGTTGGTATGCAATGGCCCTGGTGGACGTCCTGGATTACATTCCGGCAACGCACCCGCGTCGGAGCGAAGCCGTCGCCATCCTGCAGCGCCTGATGCCCGCCGTGGTGAAGTACCAGGACCCGAACGAAGGCGGCTGGTATCAGGTAACCGACAAAGGCGCCCGGAAAGCCGAGAATGGCGCGCAAAACTACCTCGAAGCTTCCGCTACCGGGATGTTCGTTTACGCGCTGGCGAAAGGCGTTCGACTCGGTTACCTGCCTGCTTCCATGATGACGTACGCCCGCAAAGGCTACGACGGGATGCTGAAAAACTTTATTTCGACTGATAACCGGGGCCTGGTTCATCTGGAGAAAACCGTGAGCGTGAGCGGCCTGGGCGGCACGCCCTACCGCGATGGCAGCTTCGCCTATTACCTCAGCGAACCACTCCGTCAGGACGATCTGAAGGGCGTCGGGCCGTTCATCATGGCCAGCGTCGAGATGGAAATTGCCGCCGAGAGCGCTCTGGGCAAAGGCAAAACGGTTGCTGTCGACAATTACTTCAATCACGAATTTCGGAAGGGTGTCACGGGTGAACAGGAACCTTTTCATTATATCTGGGACGACAAACTGCATTCGGGCTTCTGGTGGTGGGGCAACACCTTCCGCGACCTGGGCGCCCGCACGACTCTGATTCCTGGCCCGCCAACCGCAGATTCGCTGAATGGTGTAGACGTCTATATCGTGGTAGACCCCGACACACCCAAAGAAACCGCCCGGCCCAATTACATTGGCGACGCCGACATTCAGGCGATTTCCAACTGGGTGAAAGCAGGAGGAACGCTCGTCTTAATGGCCAACGACACAGCGAACTGCGAACACAAAAACTTTAACCGGCTGGCGGCTCAGTTTGGCATGCAGTTTCTGCCCAAAAACCGGAACATGGTCCTGAAAGACCAGTTCGAACAGGGCACGATCCGGATTCCAGCGGGTACCGCCCTGTTTCCCAATACCCGGACGGTATACATTAAAGAACTGGCTCCGCTCGACGTAAAAGCACCGGCCAAAGCCGTCGTTACCGATTCGGGCGACGTAATTATGGCCGTCGCGAAGGTGGGGAAAGGAACCGTATTTGCCGTGGGCGACCCCTGGCTATACAATGAATACGTGGACAACCGCCGGATTCCGGCGCAGTATGAAAACTTTCAGGCGGGTAAGGAACTGGCCGCGTGGCTGCT
- a CDS encoding PQQ-dependent sugar dehydrogenase: MKTRLTPTALWGVVLMALLAACDKDDEVFDAKIPEKNDQPTTAQIQGNVFEPALVPATDERIAQLKVPAGFAIAKFADQLGKPRMLTVSQSGNVYVTSREAGTVTLLRDTNGDGKADQKQVVATIKGVHGLTIFTGKMYLVSVKEVYSATINTDGTLGTPQKLISDLPDAGQHPNRTIAFGPDGFMYITVGSTCNACAEPNAENATILRANPDGSNRKIFASGLRNTIGFGWHPLTKELYGLDHGIDWLGDEQQKEELNLIKQGAFYGWPYIYGDGNYNPHPRPMGDTTYAQILTKTTLPALQYEAHSAPLGMVFYTSSAFPADYQNDAFVTMRGSWNRTQPSGYKVVRVHFENGKPVRFDDFATGFLVNNNQAQFGRPVGITTHPDGSLLFTDDNNGVIYRVVYQK, translated from the coding sequence ATGAAAACACGTTTGACACCGACGGCCCTGTGGGGCGTGGTACTGATGGCCCTGCTGGCGGCCTGCGACAAAGACGACGAAGTGTTTGACGCTAAAATTCCGGAAAAAAATGACCAGCCGACGACGGCTCAGATCCAGGGGAACGTTTTTGAGCCCGCCCTGGTGCCTGCTACCGACGAGCGAATTGCGCAGCTTAAAGTTCCCGCAGGGTTTGCCATTGCGAAATTTGCCGACCAGTTGGGTAAGCCCCGGATGCTGACTGTCAGCCAATCGGGAAACGTATACGTCACCAGTCGCGAAGCGGGTACGGTTACGCTGCTGCGCGACACCAACGGCGACGGAAAGGCCGATCAGAAGCAGGTTGTTGCCACCATTAAAGGGGTGCATGGGCTGACCATTTTTACCGGTAAGATGTATCTGGTATCGGTAAAAGAAGTGTATTCGGCAACCATCAATACCGACGGTACGCTCGGCACACCCCAGAAGCTCATCAGCGATCTGCCCGACGCCGGACAGCACCCGAACCGCACGATTGCCTTCGGCCCGGATGGGTTTATGTATATTACGGTGGGCAGTACCTGTAACGCCTGCGCCGAACCTAATGCCGAAAATGCGACCATCCTGCGGGCAAATCCCGATGGTTCGAACCGAAAAATTTTTGCCAGTGGGCTACGTAACACCATCGGGTTTGGCTGGCATCCGCTGACCAAAGAACTCTACGGTCTCGACCACGGAATCGACTGGCTGGGCGACGAGCAGCAGAAGGAAGAACTGAATCTGATTAAGCAAGGGGCTTTCTATGGCTGGCCGTATATTTACGGTGACGGCAACTATAACCCGCACCCACGGCCCATGGGCGACACCACCTACGCGCAGATCCTAACTAAAACCACTTTGCCGGCTCTGCAGTATGAAGCGCACAGTGCCCCGCTCGGAATGGTTTTCTACACGAGCAGTGCGTTTCCCGCTGACTACCAGAATGATGCCTTTGTAACGATGCGCGGCTCCTGGAATCGCACGCAGCCCTCGGGCTATAAGGTAGTACGGGTGCATTTTGAGAACGGTAAGCCCGTTCGCTTCGATGATTTTGCAACCGGGTTTCTGGTCAATAATAACCAGGCGCAGTTTGGTCGGCCAGTCGGTATAACCACCCACCCAGACGGGTCGCTGCTGTTCACTGACGACAATAATGGAGTTATTTACCGGGTTGTTTACCAGAAATAA